A window of Acidimicrobiia bacterium contains these coding sequences:
- a CDS encoding AAA family ATPase, whose product MRFIVRQGTDPIARADAALLTAMGLPGGGIINCGKSHCLVRPGDVPSTNAMTLGPHTLGNCGLGLGDTVDAKRAMLPEAHRVTLSRTDTQLDGRHLARSIQGIPVTKGDTVVVRTAYGDDPGATEVELVVVDVEPDRAGTVGSATVVHLEGEEPPSRAELADGRPPGETPTTAEALLAGLDTELEVLTGWIALLTSPSDLPAAWGLPKVAGVLLEGPSGGGKSELVAAAAERVGTPVVEVSLELVFKPDKLLERLEQTVTATTGPAVIFLDRLDSVAGEDAMFRTQVSAVLRWFLDAVAAKPRVATVLAISAVSKLSPVIAQSQLVPRTLLVPPPDLDRRRRLFTAALARVPSGEVDFEQLASRTAGFSAADIIACVVHASALIAPSGGRVDQALLERAIQDTTPSLGTASLGEIPSYGFERVANLDEVKERLTESVIWQMTEPERFERLGIEPSRGLLLHGPPGTGKTFVVRALAHESGAAFFTIKGAELLDKYVGESERAVREVFARARAVAPAILFFDEIDALAPVRGSSTNSVTDSVVAALLTEMDGVSQRGDVFVIGATNRIDLVDAALLRPGRLETHLFLGLPEATARKAFFDIQDVPFAEGVEVARLVAASEGLSFADLSGLLREAALQALRRDSRAMSVTPADVEFALERYAGGAVTVAGSPPSDG is encoded by the coding sequence ATGCGCTTCATCGTCCGTCAGGGCACCGACCCGATCGCACGGGCAGACGCCGCGCTGCTGACCGCCATGGGGCTTCCGGGCGGCGGCATCATCAACTGCGGCAAGAGCCACTGCCTGGTGCGGCCGGGCGACGTTCCATCGACGAACGCCATGACCCTGGGCCCACACACACTCGGCAACTGCGGCCTCGGCCTCGGGGACACGGTCGACGCCAAACGAGCCATGCTGCCGGAGGCGCATCGAGTGACGTTGTCGCGCACGGACACGCAACTCGATGGGCGACACCTCGCCCGCTCTATCCAGGGGATCCCCGTCACCAAGGGCGACACCGTCGTCGTTCGCACCGCCTACGGCGACGACCCGGGAGCGACCGAGGTCGAGCTCGTGGTGGTCGACGTCGAGCCTGACCGGGCGGGGACCGTCGGATCGGCGACCGTGGTCCACCTCGAAGGCGAGGAACCGCCCTCGCGAGCCGAGCTGGCTGACGGACGGCCGCCTGGTGAGACGCCGACGACTGCCGAGGCTCTGCTGGCGGGGCTCGATACCGAGCTCGAGGTCCTCACCGGCTGGATCGCCCTGCTGACGTCCCCGAGCGACCTCCCGGCCGCTTGGGGTCTCCCGAAGGTGGCAGGCGTGCTCCTCGAAGGGCCGAGCGGGGGTGGGAAGTCGGAGCTCGTGGCCGCAGCCGCCGAGCGGGTAGGGACACCCGTTGTCGAGGTCTCGCTCGAACTGGTGTTCAAGCCCGACAAGCTGCTCGAGCGCCTCGAGCAGACCGTGACGGCCACGACGGGCCCGGCCGTGATCTTCCTCGATCGCCTCGACTCCGTCGCAGGTGAGGACGCCATGTTCCGCACCCAGGTGTCCGCCGTGCTCCGGTGGTTCCTCGACGCCGTCGCCGCCAAGCCGAGGGTGGCCACAGTTCTGGCGATCTCGGCCGTTTCGAAGCTCTCACCGGTCATCGCCCAGTCACAGCTCGTACCGAGGACGCTTCTCGTGCCTCCCCCCGATCTGGATCGCCGCAGGCGGCTCTTCACGGCAGCCCTGGCGAGAGTCCCCTCAGGCGAGGTCGACTTCGAACAACTCGCCTCCCGCACCGCCGGATTCTCGGCCGCCGACATCATCGCGTGCGTCGTGCATGCCTCCGCCCTGATCGCCCCGAGCGGCGGGCGTGTGGATCAGGCGCTCCTGGAGCGCGCCATCCAGGACACGACTCCTTCCCTCGGGACGGCCTCACTCGGCGAGATCCCGAGCTACGGATTCGAGCGCGTCGCCAATCTCGACGAGGTGAAGGAGCGGCTCACCGAGTCCGTCATCTGGCAGATGACGGAGCCGGAGCGCTTCGAGCGCCTCGGCATCGAACCGTCACGGGGACTGTTGCTCCACGGCCCGCCCGGAACCGGGAAGACGTTCGTCGTGCGTGCGCTCGCCCACGAATCCGGCGCGGCGTTCTTCACGATCAAGGGCGCCGAGCTCCTCGACAAGTACGTCGGCGAGTCGGAGCGAGCCGTACGCGAGGTGTTCGCCAGAGCGCGCGCCGTCGCTCCCGCCATCCTGTTCTTCGACGAGATCGATGCCCTCGCCCCTGTCAGGGGGAGCTCGACGAACTCCGTCACCGACTCGGTCGTCGCCGCCCTCCTCACAGAGATGGACGGCGTCTCGCAGCGCGGCGACGTGTTCGTGATCGGCGCGACGAACCGCATCGATCTGGTGGACGCCGCCCTGCTCCGACCGGGGCGGCTCGAGACTCATCTCTTCCTCGGGCTCCCGGAAGCCACCGCCCGCAAGGCGTTCTTCGACATCCAGGACGTCCCGTTCGCGGAAGGCGTGGAGGTGGCTCGCCTCGTGGCGGCGTCCGAGGGGCTGTCGTTCGCCGACCTCAGCGGCCTGCTCCGCGAAGCGGCGCTCCAGGCGCTTCGTCGCGACTCGCGGGCGATGTCGGTCACCCCTGCCGATGTGGAGTTCGCGCTCGAGCGCTATGCGGGGGGAGCTGTGACTGTCGCCGGATCGCCACCGTCGGATGGTTGA
- a CDS encoding DUF4349 domain-containing protein, whose amino-acid sequence MTRSSNGRLIRIGILLILPIALLAGCSGGDSSSVTTVAGSATTSAPSGGGEEAPSDEGALDDGGAVQDGDGGETAEDGSIIFASQPRDVGRVIIYRAAVTIATSDVAAAGLEAVRIIESVDGFLFGQETTGGAEAESILTFKVDPERFQETLARLGSLGEVRNQTVTADDVTERIVDLESRISTAETSVERLRALLADAQGIEAVARIESELLARETTLETLRGELRTVRDQVALATIVVRLTQALSNPSIRLEITAYPGGGDDGESCPGNGAITVDEGEEATLCFEVVNRGDTPLGGFELRDTALDVELGDLVPVFGDPDDPLEPGQSFVVAHQVTVERTMRSQTRVSATPLDEDGQPLEGRDVANTQSITVDAVDPGGLPGFGEGISAGWTVLASIVGLAIVIVAWVIPFVWVVPLAWLILRLARRGREGGGTSGDDAVATPQPSDGGDPATVTAPPA is encoded by the coding sequence ATGACGAGATCATCGAACGGCCGCCTCATCCGAATCGGGATCCTGCTCATCCTTCCCATCGCACTCCTCGCCGGATGTTCCGGGGGCGACTCGTCCTCCGTGACCACAGTCGCAGGGAGCGCGACCACGAGCGCACCGAGTGGAGGCGGCGAGGAGGCCCCCAGTGATGAGGGAGCCCTCGACGACGGTGGGGCCGTCCAGGACGGCGACGGCGGGGAAACGGCCGAGGACGGGTCGATCATCTTCGCATCGCAGCCTCGCGACGTCGGCCGCGTCATCATCTACAGAGCGGCGGTCACCATCGCCACCTCGGACGTCGCAGCGGCCGGCCTCGAGGCGGTTCGCATCATCGAGTCCGTCGACGGCTTCCTATTCGGCCAGGAGACGACGGGCGGCGCCGAGGCCGAGAGCATCCTCACGTTCAAGGTCGATCCCGAGCGTTTCCAGGAGACTCTGGCGAGGCTCGGATCGCTCGGCGAAGTTCGCAACCAGACAGTGACCGCCGACGACGTCACCGAGCGCATCGTCGATCTCGAGAGCCGAATCAGCACGGCCGAGACGAGCGTCGAGCGCCTCAGGGCCCTGCTGGCGGACGCACAGGGCATCGAGGCAGTCGCCCGGATCGAGAGCGAGTTGCTGGCCCGTGAGACCACGCTCGAGACGCTGCGGGGAGAGCTCCGCACCGTCCGCGACCAGGTCGCATTGGCGACCATCGTCGTCCGGCTCACCCAGGCGCTCAGCAATCCGTCGATCCGACTCGAGATCACCGCCTACCCGGGAGGAGGCGACGACGGGGAGTCGTGCCCGGGCAACGGCGCGATCACGGTCGACGAGGGGGAAGAGGCGACCCTTTGCTTCGAGGTCGTCAATAGGGGTGACACCCCACTGGGTGGCTTCGAGCTACGGGACACGGCGCTCGACGTCGAGCTCGGCGATCTCGTCCCAGTCTTCGGAGATCCGGACGATCCGCTCGAGCCCGGTCAGAGCTTCGTCGTCGCGCATCAGGTCACGGTCGAGCGCACCATGAGGTCCCAGACGAGGGTGTCCGCCACCCCTCTCGACGAAGACGGTCAGCCCCTGGAAGGTCGCGACGTCGCCAATACCCAGTCGATCACCGTCGACGCGGTCGATCCTGGCGGCCTGCCCGGTTTCGGTGAGGGCATCAGCGCGGGTTGGACCGTGCTGGCGAGCATCGTCGGCCTGGCCATCGTCATAGTCGCTTGGGTCATCCCGTTCGTGTGGGTCGTGCCGCTGGCGTGGCTGATCCTCCGCCTGGCGCGCCGAGGGCGCGAAGGAGGCGGGACGTCCGGTGACGACGCCGTGGCGACGCCTCAACCATCCGACGGTGGCGATCCGGCGACAGTCACAGCTCCCCCCGCATAG
- a CDS encoding HisA/HisF-related TIM barrel protein, whose amino-acid sequence MEILPAIDVLDGRVVRLSQGNFRGVTLYGNDPAAQMRAWAVAGARMVHVVDLDGARSGICDAALIASLAHAGVPFQFGGGVRTAAAAAGAVASGAGRVVMGTAAVWDPAVIDEAVAAVGSEAVVAALDVRDGRAKGGGWLDDGRPADEIAGRLADQGVVRMMVTGIERDGLMGGPDLALLERVRRLAPALAVVASGGVGSLEDLEALAAAGVEAAVVGRALYEGRFTLADAMAAVA is encoded by the coding sequence ATGGAGATCCTGCCCGCCATCGACGTGCTCGACGGCAGAGTCGTGCGGCTCTCGCAAGGGAACTTCCGGGGCGTCACCTTGTATGGGAACGATCCGGCTGCCCAGATGAGGGCTTGGGCCGTCGCCGGAGCCCGGATGGTCCACGTCGTCGACCTCGACGGGGCGCGCAGTGGCATCTGCGATGCCGCTCTCATCGCATCGCTTGCCCACGCCGGGGTTCCCTTCCAGTTCGGCGGAGGCGTTCGGACCGCGGCGGCGGCCGCCGGCGCCGTCGCATCCGGGGCGGGGCGCGTCGTCATGGGAACAGCGGCAGTGTGGGACCCGGCCGTCATCGACGAGGCCGTTGCGGCCGTCGGGAGCGAAGCCGTCGTGGCAGCTCTCGACGTGCGGGACGGCCGCGCCAAGGGTGGCGGCTGGCTCGACGACGGGCGACCGGCCGACGAGATCGCCGGTCGGCTCGCCGATCAGGGCGTGGTCCGCATGATGGTGACGGGGATCGAGCGCGACGGCCTCATGGGCGGCCCCGATCTGGCGCTCCTCGAGCGCGTCCGTCGCCTCGCTCCTGCTCTTGCCGTCGTCGCCTCTGGCGGCGTCGGCAGCCTCGAGGACCTCGAAGCACTCGCTGCCGCGGGCGTCGAAGCCGCAGTCGTCGGCCGGGCGCTCTACGAGGGTCGCTTCACGCTCGCAGACGCCATGGCCGCGGTAGCCTGA
- a CDS encoding YerC/YecD family TrpR-related protein, with protein MTASPSSDDWRNDDTAALFDAIVDLADRDEAAAFFRDLCTRRELEEMSQRWAVARLLENGLPYREIHEITGVSTATITRINQWVQHGTGGYRRMLERAREERR; from the coding sequence ATGACGGCGTCACCCTCATCAGACGATTGGCGGAACGACGACACCGCAGCGCTGTTCGACGCCATCGTCGACCTCGCCGACCGCGACGAGGCCGCCGCCTTCTTCCGCGATCTGTGCACCCGCCGGGAGCTCGAAGAGATGAGTCAGCGCTGGGCGGTTGCCCGCCTGCTCGAGAACGGGCTCCCATACCGCGAGATCCACGAGATCACCGGCGTCTCCACGGCAACGATCACCCGCATCAACCAATGGGTGCAGCACGGCACGGGAGGCTACAGGCGGATGCTCGAACGCGCCCGAGAGGAGAGACGGTGA
- the hisG gene encoding ATP phosphoribosyltransferase, with protein MTPIRMAVPNKGRLEDPTASLLAQAGLRYEKTDRALSVPVRGANVELLFVRAEDVCELVADGVAALGVTGLDLVMESELGLDVVCELGYGNCTLTAAAPNASEVAGVEDFAGLRIATSHPRSTSRFFAGKGVDITTVPLTGSVEVAPKLDVADAIVDLVSSGSTLLVNGLRPVVTLLESEAVLVATADRRADGGDTARVVTMLRAVVAARRKRYVLMNAPADALPLIEEIIPGLDAPSVVPLAGSDHVAVHSVVDADRLWDVLPRLEAAGASGILVLPIEQMIP; from the coding sequence GTGACGCCCATCAGGATGGCCGTTCCCAACAAAGGGAGGCTCGAGGATCCGACGGCCTCACTGCTCGCCCAGGCAGGGCTGCGGTACGAGAAGACCGACCGAGCATTGAGCGTGCCGGTGCGCGGCGCCAACGTGGAGTTGCTCTTCGTGCGCGCCGAGGACGTCTGCGAGCTCGTCGCCGACGGTGTCGCCGCACTCGGTGTCACGGGCCTCGACCTAGTCATGGAGAGCGAGCTCGGGCTCGACGTCGTATGCGAGCTCGGATACGGGAACTGCACCCTGACCGCGGCGGCTCCCAACGCCTCGGAGGTGGCAGGCGTCGAGGACTTCGCAGGACTCAGGATCGCCACCTCTCACCCCAGGTCCACCAGCCGCTTCTTCGCCGGCAAGGGAGTCGACATCACCACCGTCCCGCTGACGGGTTCCGTCGAGGTTGCGCCCAAGCTCGATGTCGCAGATGCGATCGTCGACCTCGTGTCCTCGGGGAGCACCCTGCTCGTCAACGGCCTGCGCCCGGTCGTGACGCTCCTCGAGTCCGAAGCCGTCCTCGTCGCGACCGCCGATCGCCGGGCCGACGGCGGCGACACCGCCAGGGTCGTGACGATGCTGCGCGCCGTGGTAGCGGCCCGCCGCAAGCGGTACGTGCTCATGAACGCTCCGGCGGACGCCCTCCCCCTGATCGAGGAGATCATCCCCGGCCTCGACGCTCCGTCCGTGGTCCCCCTGGCAGGGAGCGACCACGTCGCGGTGCACTCCGTCGTCGACGCCGACCGCTTGTGGGACGTGCTCCCCCGCCTCGAGGCCGCCGGCGCCTCAGGGATCCTCGTGCTGCCGATCGAGCAGATGATCCCGTGA
- the hisD gene encoding histidinol dehydrogenase — protein MEIRLVDLRSATRSELNAFFSRAAVPDHAVRAAASNIVSSVRFGGDAAVLDAAERYGGGRKDGSIRVPDEELRAALDSLDPNVSAALETAASNVRACHLPQRPTDSQVQVGPGISIRRVWTPLRRVGVYVPGGGAAYPSSLLMGVIPARIAGVGEVVVASPADQGGRHPQAVLAAAAMLEVDEFYSIGGAQAIGALAYGTQTVAAVDKVVGPGSVWVTAAKLAIYGECAVDLPAGPSEALVIADSTADPVVVAADVLCQAEHGEDSPVVLVTTAPAVLGRVLDSIEKQLSRLERAQILRTALSKHGAIVLAPDIDAAVEFANRFAPEHCSVHTADAPSVAERIVAAGSVFVGHWSPESAGDYASGANHILPTGGLAKAHGPLGVEDFGSWRQIQELTEQGLASLRGTIATLAATEGLTAHRNAVEIRFGDGT, from the coding sequence ATGGAGATCCGCCTCGTCGACCTCCGCTCGGCGACTCGCTCCGAGCTCAACGCATTCTTCAGCCGGGCCGCCGTGCCGGACCACGCCGTCCGGGCGGCGGCTTCGAACATCGTGTCGAGCGTCAGGTTCGGCGGCGACGCCGCGGTCCTCGACGCGGCAGAGCGCTACGGAGGGGGACGCAAGGACGGTTCGATCCGGGTGCCCGACGAGGAACTGCGGGCGGCACTCGACTCGCTCGATCCCAACGTTTCCGCAGCGCTCGAGACGGCGGCTTCCAACGTCCGGGCGTGCCACCTTCCGCAGCGCCCGACCGACTCGCAGGTCCAGGTGGGTCCCGGTATCTCGATCCGGCGCGTCTGGACACCGCTGCGACGGGTCGGGGTGTACGTCCCGGGAGGAGGAGCCGCCTATCCCTCGTCGCTTCTCATGGGCGTCATTCCGGCACGAATCGCCGGTGTCGGCGAAGTGGTGGTCGCCTCGCCGGCCGACCAGGGCGGCAGGCACCCCCAGGCGGTCCTGGCGGCAGCCGCCATGCTGGAGGTCGACGAGTTCTACTCGATCGGGGGCGCCCAAGCCATCGGTGCCCTCGCATACGGAACCCAGACCGTCGCCGCGGTCGACAAGGTCGTTGGACCGGGCAGCGTCTGGGTCACCGCAGCCAAGCTGGCCATATACGGCGAGTGCGCAGTGGACCTGCCGGCAGGCCCGAGCGAGGCTCTCGTCATCGCCGACTCGACCGCCGACCCCGTCGTGGTGGCCGCCGACGTGCTGTGTCAGGCCGAGCACGGCGAGGACTCGCCCGTCGTCCTGGTCACGACGGCCCCGGCGGTCCTCGGGCGAGTGCTCGACTCGATCGAGAAGCAGCTCTCCCGGCTCGAGAGGGCCCAAATCCTGCGAACCGCCCTCTCGAAGCACGGCGCCATCGTCCTGGCGCCCGACATCGACGCTGCCGTCGAGTTCGCCAACCGATTCGCCCCCGAGCATTGCAGCGTGCACACGGCCGACGCGCCGTCCGTCGCCGAGCGGATCGTCGCCGCCGGGTCGGTGTTCGTAGGGCACTGGTCACCAGAATCTGCGGGCGACTACGCCAGCGGGGCCAACCACATCCTCCCGACAGGAGGCCTCGCCAAGGCGCACGGTCCCCTCGGCGTCGAGGACTTCGGGTCGTGGCGCCAGATCCAGGAGCTCACCGAGCAAGGCCTGGCGTCGCTGCGCGGCACGATCGCCACCCTGGCCGCCACCGAAGGGTTGACCGCCCATCGAAACGCCGTTGAGATCCGGTTCGGAGACGGCACATGA
- a CDS encoding histidinol-phosphate transaminase, protein MNAPRYEWQPTSEEIAERAGIAPSEVERMDQNTSPIPTGWALDVVAAPSSRLNEYPAASYSVICEAVAALTGLEPDNVVPGAGVDELILLAGRAFLKPGSRAVMAAPAYPLYEIASLQVGATVVEVQAAGPGFDFPTGAVVEAAHRADVVWLCTPSNPLGNRVPDEAVDAVVTATEGVVVLDAAYAEFAGDGWARRVRRHGNLLVMHTLSKAYGLAGARVGYAIGHPDLVAAIDGVRPPGSIASLSVELAVAALQDGRRVTELVGHVESERELLTKRLEEVGLRVLPSVTNFVLCEVGRRAHDVERLLMDRGIVVRKFPTGGPLADYLRFTVRTPAAHDRLVAALTEILDAGGDT, encoded by the coding sequence ATGAACGCACCGAGATACGAGTGGCAGCCGACGTCGGAGGAGATCGCCGAGCGCGCCGGCATAGCTCCATCCGAGGTCGAGCGGATGGACCAGAACACGTCGCCCATCCCGACCGGGTGGGCACTCGACGTCGTCGCCGCTCCGAGCAGCCGCCTCAACGAGTATCCGGCGGCCAGCTACTCGGTGATATGCGAGGCGGTCGCCGCACTCACGGGCCTCGAGCCTGACAACGTCGTGCCGGGGGCCGGGGTCGACGAGCTCATCCTGCTGGCGGGACGGGCCTTCCTGAAGCCTGGATCGAGGGCGGTGATGGCGGCGCCGGCGTACCCGCTCTACGAGATCGCTTCGCTCCAGGTGGGCGCCACCGTCGTCGAGGTGCAAGCTGCCGGTCCGGGCTTCGACTTTCCGACGGGCGCCGTGGTCGAGGCGGCCCACCGGGCCGACGTCGTCTGGCTCTGCACCCCCTCCAACCCTCTCGGCAACCGTGTACCCGACGAGGCGGTGGACGCCGTCGTCACGGCAACCGAAGGCGTCGTCGTGCTCGACGCCGCCTACGCCGAGTTCGCCGGCGACGGGTGGGCGAGGCGGGTGCGCCGGCACGGCAACCTCCTCGTGATGCACACGCTGTCCAAGGCATACGGGCTCGCCGGGGCGCGAGTGGGGTACGCCATCGGTCATCCTGACCTGGTGGCGGCCATCGATGGTGTCCGCCCTCCGGGGAGCATCGCCAGCCTCTCGGTCGAGCTCGCCGTCGCCGCACTGCAGGACGGCAGACGTGTCACGGAGCTGGTCGGCCACGTCGAGTCCGAGCGCGAGCTGCTCACCAAGCGGCTCGAAGAGGTGGGGCTGCGGGTGCTGCCTTCCGTCACGAACTTCGTGCTGTGCGAGGTCGGCCGACGAGCGCATGACGTCGAACGCCTCCTCATGGACCGCGGCATCGTCGTCCGCAAGTTCCCGACAGGCGGGCCCCTCGCCGACTACCTGCGATTCACGGTCCGCACGCCGGCGGCCCACGACCGGCTCGTTGCCGCGCTGACCGAGATCCTCGACGCCGGAGGCGACACATGA
- the hisB gene encoding imidazoleglycerol-phosphate dehydratase HisB, with amino-acid sequence MTRSAEVSRKTLETDVRVRLDLDGTGTAQVATGVGFYDHLLGALAHHAMFDLEVTTAGDLDVDEHHTVEDVALVLGQAFAEALGQRAGIARYGDATVPMDEAIGTAVVDVGGRPYAVLDLRFHGERIGALGTQMIPHAIESFTRAAGVTIHLTADGANDHHIAEAAFKALARALRAATALDPRRHGVASTKGAS; translated from the coding sequence ATGACCCGGAGTGCCGAAGTGTCACGCAAGACTCTCGAGACAGACGTGCGCGTCCGCCTCGATCTCGATGGGACGGGTACGGCACAGGTGGCCACCGGCGTCGGGTTCTACGACCACCTGCTCGGCGCCCTGGCCCACCACGCCATGTTCGACCTGGAGGTCACGACGGCCGGCGACCTGGACGTCGACGAGCACCACACCGTCGAGGACGTTGCGCTCGTACTCGGCCAGGCATTCGCCGAGGCGCTCGGCCAACGGGCAGGCATCGCCCGCTACGGCGATGCCACAGTGCCGATGGACGAGGCGATCGGCACCGCGGTCGTCGACGTCGGGGGGCGACCATACGCGGTGCTCGACCTCCGCTTCCACGGTGAGCGGATCGGGGCGCTCGGAACCCAGATGATCCCGCATGCGATCGAGTCGTTCACCAGGGCCGCCGGTGTGACGATCCACCTCACTGCGGACGGTGCCAACGACCACCACATCGCAGAAGCGGCGTTCAAGGCGTTGGCGAGGGCGCTTCGTGCTGCCACAGCTCTCGACCCGCGTCGCCACGGGGTCGCCTCGACCAAGGGCGCCTCGTGA
- the hisH gene encoding imidazole glycerol phosphate synthase subunit HisH: MTRLAVVDHGAGNIVSIVQGLRRAGADVVVAEHPGEIGDAAGLVLPGVGRTGAAMERLEHAGFVGVLRAWERPLLGICVGMQLLFDASDEDGTPCLGIAPGEVVRLDDAPLLPHIGWNDVALSGDRLFTGLGETEPFYFVHSYAPVPTTAGMVIGTAEYGARFAAAIRHENVAGVQFHPERSGRAGLLVLRNFVTAAEEAAARAA, translated from the coding sequence GTGACTCGCCTGGCAGTCGTCGATCACGGGGCAGGGAACATCGTTTCAATCGTTCAGGGACTCCGGAGGGCGGGCGCAGACGTCGTCGTTGCCGAGCACCCGGGCGAGATCGGGGACGCCGCCGGGTTGGTCCTGCCGGGCGTCGGCCGCACCGGCGCGGCGATGGAGCGCCTCGAGCACGCCGGGTTCGTCGGAGTGTTACGAGCTTGGGAGCGTCCACTCCTCGGGATATGCGTCGGCATGCAGCTCCTCTTCGACGCCTCCGACGAGGACGGCACCCCGTGTCTCGGCATCGCACCCGGCGAAGTGGTTCGCCTCGACGACGCTCCACTGCTCCCCCACATCGGATGGAACGACGTCGCCCTGTCCGGCGACCGTCTGTTCACCGGGCTCGGCGAGACGGAGCCGTTCTATTTCGTGCACAGCTACGCCCCCGTGCCCACCACCGCGGGGATGGTCATCGGCACCGCCGAGTACGGAGCCCGGTTCGCGGCGGCGATCCGTCACGAGAACGTCGCCGGGGTGCAGTTCCACCCGGAGCGGTCCGGCCGGGCGGGCCTGCTGGTTCTCCGCAACTTCGTCACCGCCGCCGAGGAGGCTGCTGCCCGTGCTGCGTAG
- the hisF gene encoding imidazole glycerol phosphate synthase subunit HisF, with translation MLRRRVIPCLDVAAGRVVKGVRFVDLVDEGDPVELAARYVEEGADEICFLDITASSEDRATMLDVVRRTAGSVFVPLTVGGGIRSTADMRAALRAGADKVSVNTAAADRPDLIGECAAEFGTQCVVVAIDAKRTSGGGWEVHTNGGRTPTGKDAVLWAAIAAERGAGEILLTSMDRDGTHDGYDLELLDAVRCAVTVPVIASGGAGSVAHCVAALRYADAVLAASIFHRREIGIVELKRGLAGAGIPVREVA, from the coding sequence GTGCTGCGTAGGAGGGTCATCCCGTGCCTCGACGTCGCCGCGGGGCGCGTCGTCAAGGGCGTCCGGTTCGTCGACCTCGTCGACGAAGGCGACCCGGTCGAGCTCGCCGCACGATATGTCGAAGAGGGTGCCGACGAGATCTGCTTCCTCGACATCACCGCATCGAGCGAAGACCGAGCCACCATGCTCGACGTCGTGCGCAGGACGGCAGGGTCGGTGTTCGTACCGCTCACGGTCGGGGGCGGCATCCGCAGCACTGCCGACATGCGGGCCGCCCTTCGAGCCGGGGCGGACAAAGTCTCGGTCAACACCGCGGCGGCCGACCGTCCAGACCTCATCGGCGAGTGCGCCGCCGAGTTCGGTACACAATGCGTCGTGGTGGCCATCGACGCCAAACGCACGAGCGGCGGGGGCTGGGAGGTGCACACCAACGGAGGCAGGACGCCGACCGGCAAGGATGCCGTGCTGTGGGCGGCGATCGCTGCGGAGCGAGGCGCCGGTGAGATCTTGCTCACCTCGATGGACCGTGACGGCACACACGACGGATACGACCTCGAGCTGCTCGACGCCGTCCGGTGCGCGGTCACCGTCCCCGTCATCGCCTCGGGTGGCGCCGGATCGGTGGCGCATTGCGTGGCGGCCCTGCGGTATGCAGACGCCGTCCTGGCCGCCTCGATCTTCCACAGGCGCGAGATCGGCATCGTCGAGCTGAAGCGCGGGCTCGCCGGCGCCGGAATCCCGGTGCGGGAGGTGGCATGA
- the hisIE gene encoding bifunctional phosphoribosyl-AMP cyclohydrolase/phosphoribosyl-ATP diphosphatase HisIE, which produces MTSERIEPGAVALVPMVVQDADTGTVLMVGYGNDESLAASVASGQVHFWSRSRDELWRKGATSGNTLELVGMLHDCDGDAVLVLARPAGPTCHTGSTSCFESDGPPFAALGRLHATIKQRLVEQPDDSYTVGLVAGGVDAVGRKLIEEATEVLIAAKDNAAGDSDVGRVAEEVADLLYHLLVLMAERAVEPGLVANVLDERSR; this is translated from the coding sequence ATGACGAGCGAACGCATCGAGCCCGGCGCCGTGGCGCTCGTCCCGATGGTCGTCCAGGACGCCGACACCGGCACGGTGCTCATGGTCGGGTACGGCAACGACGAGAGCCTGGCGGCGAGCGTTGCCAGCGGGCAGGTCCACTTCTGGAGCCGCTCGAGAGACGAGTTGTGGCGCAAGGGGGCGACCTCCGGCAACACGCTCGAGCTCGTCGGGATGCTGCACGACTGCGACGGAGACGCCGTGCTCGTCCTCGCTCGACCGGCAGGACCGACCTGCCACACCGGTTCCACGAGCTGCTTCGAGTCTGACGGGCCACCATTCGCCGCCCTCGGCAGGCTCCATGCCACGATCAAGCAACGCCTCGTCGAGCAGCCCGACGACTCGTACACGGTGGGACTCGTTGCGGGCGGCGTCGACGCCGTCGGCCGCAAGCTCATCGAGGAAGCCACGGAGGTGCTGATCGCAGCGAAGGACAACGCCGCGGGTGACTCCGATGTCGGCAGAGTGGCCGAAGAGGTCGCCGATCTCCTCTACCACCTGCTGGTGCTGATGGCCGAGCGCGCCGTCGAGCCGGGGCTCGTCGCCAACGTCCTCGACGAGCGGTCGCGTTGA